The Clostridium sporogenes genome contains a region encoding:
- a CDS encoding LytR/AlgR family response regulator transcription factor, with protein sequence MFKIAICDDEPVICGDIENILLNYKNYNFEEIEIEVFYSGEELCRYIERGHSFDLIFLDIEMKRMNGVEVGRKIREEMDDYLTKIVYISGKDSYDRQLFDVQPMHFLSKPISKEKIIADLNLAMKLLQKQRFVFSYKKGYEVLRVPIKNIIYFESLNRKIKIVTTKGEDMFYGTIDQIFLQVAKYQFIRIHRSYIINYIHVSRFKYDEVIMSSSSCLPIGQSRRREVRKLQIAFEKEG encoded by the coding sequence ATGTTTAAAATAGCAATTTGTGATGATGAGCCCGTTATCTGTGGGGACATTGAGAACATTTTATTGAATTATAAAAATTATAATTTTGAAGAAATAGAGATTGAAGTGTTTTATTCCGGAGAAGAATTATGCAGATATATAGAAAGAGGACATTCCTTTGATTTAATATTTTTAGATATTGAAATGAAAAGGATGAATGGTGTTGAAGTAGGAAGAAAAATACGGGAAGAAATGGATGATTATCTTACCAAAATCGTTTATATTTCTGGGAAAGATAGTTATGATAGACAATTGTTTGATGTGCAGCCAATGCACTTTTTATCCAAACCAATTAGTAAAGAAAAGATTATTGCAGATTTAAATTTAGCAATGAAATTATTACAAAAACAAAGGTTTGTATTTAGCTATAAGAAGGGATATGAAGTATTAAGAGTACCTATTAAAAATATTATTTATTTTGAGAGTTTGAATAGAAAAATAAAAATAGTAACAACAAAAGGAGAAGATATGTTTTATGGTACTATAGATCAAATATTTCTCCAGGTTGCTAAATATCAATTTATTCGTATACACAGGTCATATATTATAAATTATATTCATGTAAGCCGGTTTAAATATGATGAAGTTATTATGTCTAGTTCTTCCTGTCTTCCTATAGGACAATCAAGAAGGAGAGAGGTAAGAAAACTCCAGATTGCTTTTGAAAAAGAGGGATAA
- a CDS encoding sensor histidine kinase has translation MNIGMYDFLYITTNIFGTYIIYKFMMVFFSREDVNKKIEMCSYVGYFFAISLIYLFIKIPVVIMFCNIFSFFVISLNYKSNMKKRIFAVMFIYLILMCIEIIVINLLSGLQFDIFAENKYYYAYSLVVLKLATYIIVLLLNKYKKSKQGEQVPLSYWISITFIPMASMYIILLLFHLNITNITFMILGVIFILMINFSTFYLYEVISVTFAKQAEKLWIIQQNKYYERQFNLMKSSMKVTKAIKHDLKNHLVTVYSLLQKEKSEEALKHISDIIEVCNSQEEYVRSGNMAIDSVLNFKLQEARQKNISVYLNLNIPENIEIPSFDMSIILGNLMDNAIYAVDKLEINRYINFKMKYTKGRLIVKIDNPFNGEILINGNKMITTKGDRNNHGIGIESIKVILQKYDGFMEIQHDNNVFSVTLLFYIN, from the coding sequence ATGAACATTGGTATGTATGACTTTTTGTATATTACAACTAATATTTTTGGAACATACATTATTTATAAATTTATGATGGTGTTTTTTTCTCGGGAAGATGTGAATAAAAAAATAGAAATGTGCTCTTATGTAGGGTATTTTTTTGCTATTTCTTTGATTTATTTATTTATAAAAATTCCGGTAGTTATTATGTTTTGTAATATTTTCTCTTTCTTTGTAATATCTCTTAACTACAAATCTAATATGAAAAAAAGAATTTTTGCGGTTATGTTTATCTATTTAATTTTGATGTGTATTGAAATCATTGTGATTAATCTGCTTTCAGGATTGCAATTTGATATATTTGCAGAAAATAAATATTATTATGCCTACAGTTTAGTTGTATTAAAATTGGCTACATATATTATAGTTTTGCTTTTAAATAAATATAAAAAGTCCAAGCAGGGAGAACAAGTACCCCTTTCATATTGGATCTCCATTACATTTATTCCAATGGCATCTATGTATATTATATTATTACTTTTTCATTTGAACATTACCAATATAACCTTTATGATTCTGGGGGTTATATTTATACTGATGATTAATTTTTCTACCTTCTATTTATATGAAGTAATTTCTGTAACCTTTGCAAAACAAGCAGAAAAGCTATGGATTATTCAACAAAACAAATATTATGAGAGACAGTTTAATTTGATGAAATCTTCCATGAAAGTAACAAAGGCTATAAAGCATGATCTAAAGAATCATTTAGTAACAGTTTACTCTTTGTTGCAAAAGGAAAAAAGTGAAGAAGCACTGAAGCACATATCAGATATCATAGAAGTGTGTAACAGTCAAGAAGAATATGTACGTTCAGGTAATATGGCTATTGACAGTGTTCTTAATTTTAAACTTCAGGAAGCAAGACAGAAGAATATAAGTGTATATCTTAATTTAAATATACCTGAGAACATAGAAATTCCATCATTTGATATGTCAATTATTCTTGGGAATTTGATGGACAATGCAATCTATGCAGTAGATAAACTAGAAATTAATAGATATATTAATTTTAAAATGAAATACACTAAGGGAAGATTGATTGTTAAAATTGACAATCCATTTAATGGAGAAATATTAATAAATGGCAATAAAATGATTACCACTAAAGGTGATAGAAACAATCATGGTATAGGAATTGAAAGCATAAAAGTTATTTTACAAAAATATGATGGCTTTATGGAAATACAGCATGATAATAATGTATTTTCGGTGACTTTGTTATTTTATATTAATTAA
- a CDS encoding radical SAM protein, translated as MIKENLKLSGPSIMSIDITYKCNLRCKHCFNYSGEQDIGLQEMSDDQILKITKDIIKMSPEVVCICGGEPLLRKELIYKITRDITNGTNGITRVNMVTNGLLLNKEIAENLKDSGISFVQVSLDGSNSETYDWLRNKKGAFNKAISAIEILKEVGINVMVSCTPTKKNLSDYENVIKLCEEKGVKEFRVQPLMVLGRATKQLKEYIPSNRDYIKLKQIIDKYKTNVSLSLEWGDPIEHITKGGLDKQKLTYSISVDAYGYIILSPYIPVRLGNINKAWEIPFIKEMCKMIKSTNEMNLNKLDSRIPENFKDKPIIVDILDNRNITKLTLKDVLDNR; from the coding sequence ATGATTAAAGAAAATTTAAAATTAAGTGGACCTTCAATAATGTCAATAGACATAACTTATAAATGTAATCTAAGATGTAAGCATTGTTTTAATTATAGTGGTGAGCAGGATATAGGATTACAAGAAATGTCTGATGATCAAATTTTAAAAATAACAAAAGATATAATAAAAATGTCTCCAGAAGTTGTTTGTATTTGCGGTGGAGAACCATTATTAAGAAAAGAACTTATATATAAAATAACTAGGGATATAACAAATGGAACCAATGGAATTACAAGGGTAAATATGGTAACAAATGGTTTGTTATTAAATAAAGAAATTGCCGAAAATTTAAAAGATTCAGGAATTTCTTTTGTTCAAGTAAGCCTAGATGGAAGCAATAGTGAAACGTATGATTGGTTAAGAAATAAAAAAGGGGCCTTTAATAAGGCTATATCTGCTATTGAAATATTAAAAGAAGTAGGAATTAATGTAATGGTTTCATGTACACCTACAAAGAAAAACTTAAGTGATTATGAGAATGTAATAAAATTATGTGAAGAAAAAGGCGTAAAAGAATTCAGGGTACAGCCATTAATGGTTTTAGGAAGAGCAACAAAACAACTAAAAGAATATATACCAAGCAATAGAGATTATATAAAATTAAAACAAATAATAGATAAATATAAAACTAATGTATCTTTATCACTAGAATGGGGAGATCCAATTGAGCATATAACTAAAGGAGGGTTAGATAAACAAAAATTAACATATTCAATTTCTGTAGATGCATATGGATATATCATATTATCACCATATATTCCAGTTAGACTGGGGAACATAAATAAAGCTTGGGAAATTCCTTTTATTAAAGAAATGTGTAAAATGATAAAAAGTACAAATGAAATGAATTTAAATAAATTAGATTCTAGAATTCCTGAAAACTTTAAGGACAAGCCAATAATTGTTGACATATTAGATAATCGTAACATTACAAAGTTAACACTAAAAGATGTACTAGATAATAGATAA
- a CDS encoding PqqD family peptide modification chaperone, whose product MENFSDFFPKILEENIEDYNKQDCNDYIIAKKYPELRRLKLNSTSELILKSCNGQNSIADIASYINETFKDIASNTILQDIMDFLYTCWRMDLIKWIGENPFINTIQKNIENYSCKILKGNEVASLINDISRNNKIIYLSGFPDKYSLIEETVDKRGFYTYALYCLISLNKNNILFYELSLNSKKQKSLNFHQYYSEDLSKYSQSYINQLIDWSIRQYENLNKLNFLRIDSSTFTNIDKKYKNNLNYLDFHLLGTLKKHISNNDIDIYYKKFTSS is encoded by the coding sequence ATGGAAAATTTCTCTGATTTTTTTCCGAAAATTTTGGAAGAAAATATTGAAGACTATAATAAGCAAGATTGTAATGATTATATTATCGCAAAGAAATATCCTGAACTTAGAAGACTTAAGTTAAATTCTACTTCAGAATTAATACTTAAATCTTGTAATGGTCAGAATAGTATAGCTGATATAGCAAGCTATATCAATGAAACCTTTAAAGATATAGCGTCAAATACAATACTACAAGATATAATGGATTTTTTATATACATGTTGGAGAATGGATTTAATTAAATGGATAGGAGAAAATCCATTTATAAATACAATACAAAAAAATATTGAAAATTATAGTTGCAAAATATTAAAAGGTAATGAAGTTGCTTCACTTATAAATGATATAAGTAGAAATAATAAAATAATTTATTTATCAGGTTTTCCTGATAAGTATAGTCTAATAGAAGAAACAGTTGATAAAAGAGGTTTTTATACATACGCATTATACTGTTTAATTTCATTAAATAAAAATAATATATTATTCTATGAACTCTCATTAAATTCAAAAAAACAAAAAAGCTTAAATTTTCATCAATATTATTCGGAGGATTTGTCAAAATATTCCCAAAGTTATATAAATCAATTAATAGATTGGTCTATTAGACAATATGAAAATTTAAATAAACTTAATTTTTTAAGAATAGATAGTAGTACATTTACCAATATAGATAAAAAGTATAAAAATAATCTAAACTATTTAGATTTTCATCTTTTAGGAACATTAAAAAAACATATTTCAAATAATGATATTGATATTTATTATAAAAAATTTACTAGTTCTTAA
- a CDS encoding ABC transporter ATP-binding protein, producing MNKKKFSLFIINLLKPYSKKIILLFLVTIFTILFDLSQPIISKNIIDGALKNYNYQLLLYFLGILIVITILGLLLSYIQKSTINKIEEKIKYDIRLQIFKCILNHDINFFKDKDVGELMSRMLGETSDIIRFLLNSTMNILMNIIYILILIIIMFSLNSIIALVNLLFGIITLFLLIKTGTRINVKQEKVIKKFSKISNNINESIFNIKTIKYLGIYTYVLNKIKKVLNEDYNLNIKYKIFVITINTFLFLVIFIPNIFLWGYGGYLVVNHVMTIGSLIALSNYFQKFMSNINELKSLNVEFQKFIIMCKRLEEIINNYIEADSIFLLEENSINTVNNITLENVSFGYNKEIFSNINITFSLGEVIKISGSNAIGKTTLINILIGLIIPQSGTILINGEKTYNIQKLINSTNLFGVVPQNIQLFSNTVKENIYLDSNYSDQNIISLAEKIGFEGITMDFLNKKVINRGLNLSGGQQQKIAILRALIKNPQIIILDEASSNLDNKNKEALYKYIYETRSNKISLIYI from the coding sequence TTGAATAAAAAAAAATTTTCTTTATTTATAATAAATTTATTAAAACCATATAGTAAAAAAATAATTTTATTATTTTTAGTTACAATTTTTACTATACTATTCGATTTATCCCAACCAATAATTTCTAAAAATATAATTGATGGAGCATTGAAGAATTATAATTATCAATTATTACTGTATTTTCTAGGTATACTTATTGTAATTACAATATTAGGTTTATTGTTATCATATATACAAAAAAGTACGATTAATAAAATTGAAGAAAAAATTAAATACGATATACGGTTACAGATATTCAAATGTATATTAAATCATGATATTAATTTCTTTAAAGATAAAGATGTTGGAGAATTAATGTCAAGAATGCTTGGTGAAACATCAGATATAATAAGATTTTTACTTAACTCTACTATGAATATACTGATGAATATTATATATATTTTGATATTAATTATTATTATGTTTTCTTTAAATTCTATTATAGCTTTGGTTAATCTGTTATTTGGCATTATCACCTTATTTTTACTTATTAAAACTGGTACAAGGATAAATGTAAAACAAGAGAAAGTAATAAAAAAATTTTCAAAAATAAGTAATAATATTAATGAAAGTATATTTAATATTAAAACAATTAAATATTTAGGAATATATACATATGTATTAAATAAAATAAAAAAAGTTCTAAATGAAGATTATAATCTTAATATAAAATATAAAATTTTTGTAATTACAATTAATACTTTTTTGTTTCTAGTAATTTTTATACCTAATATTTTTTTATGGGGATATGGAGGTTATTTAGTAGTAAACCATGTTATGACAATAGGAAGTCTTATAGCCTTATCAAATTATTTTCAAAAATTTATGTCAAATATAAACGAATTGAAAAGCTTAAATGTTGAATTTCAAAAATTTATAATCATGTGTAAAAGATTAGAAGAAATCATTAATAATTACATTGAAGCTGATAGTATTTTTTTATTAGAAGAAAATTCTATTAATACAGTAAATAATATTACATTAGAAAATGTTTCATTCGGATATAATAAAGAAATTTTCTCTAATATAAATATTACCTTTTCATTAGGAGAGGTTATTAAAATTTCTGGAAGTAATGCAATTGGGAAAACTACATTAATCAATATATTAATAGGCTTAATTATACCACAGAGTGGTACAATACTTATTAATGGTGAAAAAACTTATAATATACAAAAATTGATTAATTCAACTAATTTATTTGGTGTAGTTCCTCAAAATATTCAATTATTTTCAAATACGGTTAAAGAGAATATTTATCTAGATTCAAATTATTCAGATCAAAATATAATATCTTTAGCAGAAAAAATAGGATTTGAAGGAATAACAATGGATTTTTTAAATAAAAAAGTAATAAATAGAGGCTTAAATTTATCTGGAGGACAACAACAGAAAATTGCTATATTGAGAGCCTTAATTAAAAATCCTCAAATAATAATATTAGATGAAGCATCCTCTAATTTAGATAATAAAAATAAAGAAGCATTATATAAGTATATTTATGAAACTAGATCAAATAAAATAAGTTTAATATATATCTAA
- a CDS encoding cyclic lactone autoinducer peptide, protein MKMGKILASLALMVTAYNINAACIFLVHQPKIPKGAEKLRKF, encoded by the coding sequence ATGAAGATGGGTAAAATTTTAGCCAGTTTGGCACTGATGGTTACAGCCTATAATATAAACGCAGCTTGTATATTCCTTGTTCATCAACCTAAGATACCAAAAGGCGCAGAAAAATTGCGAAAATTCTAA
- a CDS encoding accessory gene regulator ArgB-like protein: protein MGFSISEKVVDKLIDGNIIESEEKELYTYGFHQGFLIIFNILTAIAIGLLFKMVLESVIFLMAYIPLRSYAGGYHAKTPLRCYMFSIIIMIVVFLGIKFIYWNNFICSIITFCATSIIFALQPVEDSNKPLDQKEIDVYKKRTKIILLVLIGIGLIFWFVDNKQISITIIMALLIIAFMLILGKIKNTIIVKNY from the coding sequence ATGGGATTTTCTATATCAGAAAAAGTTGTGGACAAACTCATTGATGGAAATATCATTGAGAGCGAGGAGAAAGAGTTATATACATATGGATTCCATCAAGGATTTTTAATAATTTTTAATATCCTCACTGCCATAGCTATAGGCCTTTTATTTAAAATGGTATTGGAAAGTGTGATTTTTTTAATGGCATATATCCCCCTAAGATCTTATGCTGGGGGATATCATGCAAAAACACCCTTAAGATGTTATATGTTTTCTATAATTATTATGATAGTAGTATTTTTAGGAATAAAGTTTATATATTGGAATAATTTTATTTGTAGTATTATAACCTTTTGTGCTACAAGTATAATATTTGCTCTTCAACCAGTAGAAGATAGTAATAAACCCCTAGATCAAAAGGAAATAGATGTTTATAAAAAAAGAACAAAAATTATATTACTTGTTTTGATTGGAATAGGATTGATATTTTGGTTTGTTGATAATAAACAAATCTCAATAACCATAATAATGGCATTATTGATAATAGCCTTTATGTTGATACTAGGAAAAATAAAAAATACAATTATAGTAAAAAATTATTAG
- a CDS encoding MarR family transcriptional regulator has translation MFEVDNINSIMESFKEIYEKEEILGKIAFRGEYEKYGVSEIHCIDFIGKIKNPNVTKISENMNMTRGAISKICKKLLNRKLIDKYKKPENDKEIYFKLTKSGEELYKLHQIKHREWEERNNNFFKNVDKEEEEIVDSFLKKFNSYLDKIIESKGDI, from the coding sequence GTGTTTGAAGTGGATAATATTAATAGTATTATGGAGAGCTTTAAAGAAATATATGAAAAAGAAGAAATCTTAGGAAAGATAGCATTTAGAGGGGAATATGAAAAGTATGGTGTTTCAGAAATACATTGTATAGATTTTATAGGCAAAATAAAAAATCCCAATGTTACCAAAATATCTGAGAACATGAATATGACTAGAGGTGCCATAAGTAAAATTTGCAAAAAACTTTTAAATCGTAAACTTATAGATAAATATAAGAAACCTGAGAATGATAAGGAAATATATTTTAAATTAACAAAATCAGGTGAAGAATTATATAAACTTCATCAAATAAAACATAGGGAGTGGGAAGAAAGAAATAATAATTTTTTTAAAAATGTAGATAAAGAAGAAGAAGAAATTGTAGATAGTTTTTTAAAAAAATTTAATAGCTATTTAGATAAAATAATAGAATCAAAAGGAGATATATAA
- a CDS encoding cyclase family protein produces MNLHLKEFNIPEKILKWGDTQPAHQRQHIGTHIDCYNLSKIELPSKMDVKVIDVRNLDIIDIDILDNILIKENSFVIFRTGYLENYGYGSEEYFNSKSSPYLTNDLVDKLLDLNVKLIGIDLSGIQHGKHHVAIDKYIENKGAYVVENICNLDKVDSEFKADLKWFQLEGATAIKVQIETL; encoded by the coding sequence ATGAATTTACATTTAAAGGAATTCAATATTCCAGAGAAAATATTAAAATGGGGAGATACTCAACCAGCGCATCAAAGACAACATATAGGAACCCATATAGATTGCTATAATCTATCAAAAATAGAGTTACCATCAAAAATGGATGTTAAGGTAATCGATGTAAGGAATTTAGATATTATAGATATTGATATATTAGATAATATATTGATTAAAGAGAATTCTTTTGTAATATTTAGAACGGGATATCTAGAAAACTATGGGTACGGAAGTGAAGAGTATTTTAATTCTAAATCAAGTCCATACTTAACTAACGATCTTGTAGATAAATTATTAGATCTTAATGTAAAATTAATAGGAATTGATTTAAGTGGAATACAGCATGGAAAACATCACGTAGCCATAGATAAATATATTGAAAATAAAGGAGCTTATGTGGTAGAAAATATATGTAATTTAGATAAAGTTGATTCAGAATTTAAGGCAGATTTAAAGTGGTTTCAACTAGAAGGCGCTACAGCCATAAAAGTTCAAATTGAAACTTTATAA
- a CDS encoding pyridoxal phosphate-dependent aminotransferase, with amino-acid sequence MISNEMLNLGKKRSIIRDIFEYGATRKKEIGAENVYDFSLGNPSIPAPDCVNEAIKELLEKEDSIRLHSYTSAQGDLNVRKTISDSINNKYSTNLSPDNIYMTVGAAASLSISLKALAVPGDEFIVFTPFFPEYRVFIQNAGGTPVVVKSNEDDFQIDINNLIEAITPKTKAVLINSPNNPSGVIISEESIKSLCKVLEEKSNEYGHPIYLIADEPYRELVYDDIEVPYLTKYYANTFVCYSFSKSLSLPGERIGYIVVSNEMENWQDVYAAVCGAGRSLGYVCAPSLFQRVIAKCIGQTADISVYKKNRDILYNGLTKLGYTCVKPDGAFYLFVKSMEPDAYAFYEKAKKHELLIVPADDFGAPGYVRISYCVTTEQIENSMPAFEKLAKEYK; translated from the coding sequence ATGATTTCAAATGAAATGCTTAATCTTGGAAAAAAACGCTCTATAATACGTGATATCTTTGAATACGGAGCAACTAGAAAAAAAGAAATAGGCGCAGAAAATGTATACGATTTTAGCTTAGGAAATCCTAGTATTCCAGCACCAGATTGTGTAAATGAAGCTATTAAAGAGTTATTAGAAAAAGAAGATTCTATACGTTTGCACAGCTACACATCAGCGCAAGGAGATCTTAATGTTAGAAAAACAATTTCAGATTCTATTAATAATAAATATTCTACAAACTTGAGCCCTGATAACATATATATGACAGTTGGAGCAGCAGCTTCACTTAGTATATCTTTAAAGGCATTAGCTGTTCCAGGAGATGAATTTATTGTTTTCACTCCATTTTTTCCTGAATACCGTGTATTTATTCAAAATGCTGGTGGAACACCTGTTGTAGTTAAATCCAATGAAGATGATTTTCAAATTGATATAAATAATTTAATTGAAGCAATAACACCTAAAACTAAAGCTGTTCTTATTAATTCTCCTAATAATCCTTCTGGAGTTATTATATCTGAGGAAAGTATTAAATCACTTTGTAAGGTACTTGAAGAAAAATCAAATGAATATGGTCATCCAATATATTTAATTGCAGATGAACCTTATAGAGAATTAGTTTATGATGATATCGAAGTTCCTTATTTAACAAAATACTACGCTAATACATTCGTTTGCTATTCATTTAGTAAATCTCTTTCATTACCAGGAGAAAGAATAGGATATATAGTTGTATCTAATGAAATGGAAAACTGGCAAGACGTATATGCTGCAGTATGTGGAGCAGGTAGATCATTAGGATATGTATGTGCTCCAAGTTTATTCCAAAGAGTAATTGCAAAATGTATTGGCCAAACTGCAGATATCTCAGTTTATAAGAAAAATAGAGATATATTATATAATGGACTAACTAAATTAGGTTATACATGTGTAAAACCAGACGGTGCATTTTATTTATTTGTTAAATCAATGGAACCAGATGCTTATGCTTTCTATGAAAAAGCTAAAAAACACGAATTATTAATAGTTCCTGCTGATGATTTTGGAGCTCCAGGCTATGTAAGAATCTCTTATTGTGTTACAACTGAACAAATAGAGAACTCTATGCCAGCTTTTGAAAAACTTGCAAAAGAGTATAAATAA
- a CDS encoding cyclase family protein codes for MKIDLTLGIGKELLSSTLKKAINEDKAFGSIGHLGTHFDVMDKEFPLDYIKRKGKIFNVSHIRNNEISLNDIDLNEIEENDFIIFYTGYLKETGYGTSEYLKDYPELSKELIDYLINKKVSMIGIDTTGIKKGSEHRHIDQYCADRNVFIIENMNNLDLLWSEAKNNSFTMYTFPLNIKGVTGLTSRVIAEL; via the coding sequence ATGAAAATTGATTTAACATTAGGAATTGGAAAAGAATTACTTTCTTCAACTCTAAAAAAAGCAATAAATGAAGATAAAGCATTTGGTTCTATAGGCCATTTAGGAACACATTTTGATGTTATGGATAAAGAATTTCCTCTTGATTATATAAAAAGAAAAGGAAAAATATTTAATGTATCCCACATAAGAAATAATGAGATTTCTTTAAATGATATAGACTTAAATGAAATTGAAGAAAATGACTTTATTATTTTTTACACTGGATACTTAAAAGAAACAGGATATGGAACATCTGAATACTTAAAAGATTACCCTGAGCTTTCTAAAGAATTAATTGATTATTTAATAAATAAAAAAGTTAGTATGATAGGTATAGATACAACTGGAATAAAGAAAGGTTCTGAGCATAGGCACATAGATCAGTATTGTGCAGATAGAAATGTATTTATTATTGAAAATATGAATAATCTTGATCTATTATGGTCAGAAGCTAAGAATAATTCTTTCACCATGTACACTTTTCCTCTTAATATAAAAGGTGTAACGGGCCTTACATCTAGAGTTATAGCTGAACTATAA
- a CDS encoding MarR family transcriptional regulator: MIIEEKDNKLVELFEKVISFINHLSEIEKDQEKNLIEAILNIKEDKGEGDKEFKKIADNDIKEISLSEFHVIECIGKHNMSNNIFIAKELNMTKGGISKINSKLLSKNIIKADKIENDKREIYYSLTEKGMALFKLHEHLHKKEQEKLMKILDNYKQEEITTILKFLDDLEKVI; encoded by the coding sequence ATGATAATAGAAGAGAAAGATAATAAATTAGTAGAATTATTTGAAAAAGTTATTTCTTTTATAAATCATTTAAGTGAAATAGAAAAAGATCAAGAGAAAAATTTAATTGAAGCAATTTTAAATATAAAGGAAGATAAAGGAGAAGGAGATAAGGAATTTAAAAAAATAGCAGATAATGATATAAAAGAGATATCCTTATCTGAGTTCCACGTTATAGAATGTATAGGTAAACATAATATGTCTAATAATATATTCATAGCAAAAGAGCTTAATATGACTAAAGGTGGTATATCAAAAATAAATTCAAAACTTCTTTCAAAGAATATTATTAAAGCAGATAAAATTGAAAATGATAAAAGAGAAATTTATTATAGTTTAACAGAAAAAGGTATGGCTTTGTTTAAACTACATGAGCATCTTCATAAAAAAGAACAAGAAAAATTAATGAAAATTTTAGATAACTATAAACAAGAAGAAATAACTACTATTTTAAAATTTTTAGATGATTTAGAGAAAGTTATATAA
- a CDS encoding B3/4 domain-containing protein, with the protein MKFIVAKEVFENLDNVCLGIVVAKGINNKESIEATQLLKDSIELIETKFKDKNVKEIEEMVYYREAFLKLGINPNKFKSSIEAITTRVAKKKGFPNINPVVDIGNAVSLKYLVPLGAHDIDTAKEDICLRFSKEGDTFLPFGENELELLGEDELIYSVGNKVKTRRWIWRQSEQGKITEESRNIFFPIDGFKDKNYNNVIDARDELAEILKKNFNCEIKVGFVDINNTEFEF; encoded by the coding sequence ATGAAGTTTATAGTAGCAAAAGAAGTTTTTGAGAATCTGGATAATGTATGTTTGGGTATTGTGGTAGCTAAGGGGATTAATAATAAAGAGAGTATCGAGGCTACTCAGCTTTTAAAAGATAGTATAGAATTAATTGAAACAAAATTTAAAGATAAAAATGTAAAAGAAATAGAAGAGATGGTGTATTATAGAGAAGCATTTTTGAAATTAGGTATTAATCCTAATAAATTTAAAAGCTCCATTGAAGCAATAACTACAAGAGTAGCAAAAAAGAAAGGATTCCCTAATATAAATCCAGTTGTGGATATAGGAAATGCAGTTTCATTAAAATATCTAGTTCCCCTAGGTGCTCATGATATAGATACTGCCAAAGAAGATATTTGTCTTAGATTTTCAAAAGAAGGGGATACATTCCTTCCTTTTGGTGAAAATGAATTGGAACTTTTAGGAGAGGATGAACTTATTTACTCTGTAGGTAACAAGGTAAAAACAAGAAGATGGATATGGAGACAAAGCGAACAAGGTAAAATTACTGAAGAGAGCAGGAATATATTTTTCCCTATAGATGGATTTAAAGATAAAAACTATAATAATGTAATTGATGCAAGAGATGAACTAGCAGAAATATTAAAAAAGAATTTTAATTGTGAAATAAAAGTAGGATTTGTAGATATAAATAATACTGAATTTGAATTTTAA